One genomic window of Gracilinema caldarium DSM 7334 includes the following:
- the cdaA gene encoding diadenylate cyclase CdaA, with amino-acid sequence MEIIHGLSTIYNILRPILDILILAFLVYKGYELLVKTQAIQLVKGAGLLVLLFGFAYFFKLSTLQWILNLIAPGLFIALAIVFQPELRKIIMRLGQTELFHINAKQQMSQIDAAVTAADLLSKQKRGALMVFPRKINIKNIIDTGTRLNAELSTSLIVTIFAYDGPLHDGAIIIQNGHILAAGTFLPLSEQQDIRKSFGTRHRAALGISEHSDAVVLIVSEETGAISLAYEGRLYYDLPLIEILNSLKKLLGDQNPLLQEGLEKEGEHGILEVR; translated from the coding sequence GTGGAAATTATACATGGTCTCAGTACAATCTATAACATCCTTCGTCCAATTTTAGATATACTTATTTTAGCCTTTCTTGTTTATAAGGGATATGAATTATTAGTAAAAACTCAGGCTATACAACTAGTAAAAGGGGCTGGCCTTTTAGTATTGCTCTTTGGTTTTGCCTATTTCTTTAAGTTAAGTACCTTGCAATGGATTTTAAATTTGATTGCTCCTGGGCTTTTTATTGCATTGGCGATTGTATTTCAGCCTGAACTAAGAAAGATAATTATGCGATTGGGTCAGACCGAGTTGTTTCATATCAATGCTAAACAACAAATGAGCCAGATTGATGCAGCAGTTACTGCTGCCGATCTGCTTTCCAAACAAAAACGGGGAGCCTTGATGGTTTTCCCTCGAAAAATAAATATTAAAAATATTATAGATACCGGTACTCGACTCAATGCTGAACTTTCTACGAGTCTTATAGTTACCATTTTTGCCTATGATGGTCCTCTTCACGATGGTGCTATTATTATTCAAAATGGTCATATCCTTGCTGCAGGTACATTCTTACCTTTATCAGAACAACAGGATATACGAAAAAGTTTTGGAACCCGACATCGTGCCGCGTTAGGAATTTCTGAACATTCTGATGCGGTTGTTCTTATTGTATCTGAAGAGACCGGTGCAATTAGTTTAGCCTATGAAGGTCGTCTTTATTATGATCTTCCTTTAATTGAAATTCTTAATAGTTTAAAGAAACTTCTAGGAGATCAGAATCCATTGTTACAAGAAGGTCTGGAAAAGGAAGGCGAACATGGGATCCTGGAAGTTAGATAG
- the truA gene encoding tRNA pseudouridine(38-40) synthase TruA codes for MTERNIRLVVAYDGTDFSGWQRQGPDRSVQGDIEDALFKMHKHPVQLIGSGRTDAGVHAIGQVANFITDISHIPAERFVPALNSILKRDVRILHAEEASLDFHARFDAKSRTYRYHIISGRHAMPHELRYAWQIWRQPNISCLNAYARLLIGETDCSLFASPRDPSLSRCRYISQARFFVAGTTLLFEITANAFLWKMVRSIVGSLLYYEERGYSVEQVQKLMNSRDHTLAGPTAPPEGLFLWNIDYYRM; via the coding sequence ATGACTGAACGAAATATCCGGCTGGTGGTAGCCTACGATGGTACTGATTTTTCTGGTTGGCAGCGGCAAGGACCTGATCGATCTGTTCAGGGTGATATTGAAGATGCCCTTTTTAAAATGCATAAACATCCGGTACAACTTATTGGTTCAGGTCGAACCGATGCGGGAGTTCATGCCATAGGCCAGGTAGCCAATTTTATAACTGATATCTCCCATATTCCTGCTGAACGATTTGTTCCAGCCCTTAACAGTATTTTAAAACGGGATGTTCGTATTCTTCATGCTGAAGAAGCTTCTCTCGATTTTCATGCTCGTTTTGATGCAAAATCCCGGACTTACCGCTACCATATTATAAGCGGACGGCACGCTATGCCCCACGAATTGCGCTATGCCTGGCAAATTTGGCGGCAGCCGAACATCTCCTGTTTAAACGCCTATGCTCGGCTCCTTATAGGAGAAACCGATTGTTCTCTCTTTGCAAGTCCCCGGGATCCTTCTCTGAGCCGCTGCAGATATATTTCACAGGCCCGTTTTTTCGTTGCAGGCACCACATTACTATTTGAGATTACTGCCAATGCCTTTCTGTGGAAAATGGTGAGAAGTATCGTAGGAAGCTTGCTTTATTATGAAGAACGGGGTTATTCTGTTGAACAGGTACAGAAATTAATGAATTCCAGGGATCATACCTTAGCGGGACCTACCGCTCCACCTGAAGGGCTTTTTCTTTGGAACATTGATTATTACCGAATGTGA
- a CDS encoding DNA-directed RNA polymerase subunit omega → MVFPLEQLVEYDGNMYEITCAASRRAYQLSMMKDPEIEKNDGKVVSLAARQVFTHQIEFRLEA, encoded by the coding sequence ATGGTATTTCCCCTGGAACAATTAGTAGAATATGATGGAAATATGTACGAAATCACCTGTGCGGCGTCCCGGCGGGCGTACCAGCTTTCTATGATGAAGGATCCTGAAATAGAAAAAAATGATGGCAAGGTCGTATCCCTTGCGGCCCGTCAGGTATTTACCCACCAAATTGAATTCCGTCTGGAAGCATAG
- the hflK gene encoding FtsH protease activity modulator HflK, with the protein MRNATPRSVPNWLGPTTIVLAIIVIGAIIFLSTSFYIVDQTEEAVVTRFGKYLTTNGPGMHYKLPFGIDKQYQVKTKVVQTEQFGFRTVKAGVSTIYSDQKFPDESTMLTGDLNIVDVEWIIQYRIVDPRAWLFNVKDRTDTIRDVSRSVINMLVGDRAILDVIGSQRTTIEVEAIQIMNDTFKQYGLGIEVIAVKLQNIVPPEGVQTAFEDVNKAIQDMNRLINEGKEVYNKEIPKAQGEADKILQIAQGYAAERVNVARGDVARFNAVYEEYRKAPDITRRRLYYEMVENVFKDESGTTLIDRRFLNFLPMMNLDNSKPSTGNTQGGR; encoded by the coding sequence ATGCGAAACGCTACCCCTCGGTCAGTTCCAAATTGGCTGGGACCTACCACCATTGTCCTGGCTATCATTGTGATTGGAGCTATCATTTTTTTAAGTACCAGCTTCTATATCGTGGACCAAACCGAAGAAGCAGTGGTCACCCGGTTTGGAAAATATTTGACCACCAATGGTCCCGGTATGCACTATAAACTACCCTTCGGAATTGATAAACAATATCAGGTAAAAACAAAGGTTGTACAAACTGAGCAGTTCGGGTTCAGGACGGTGAAAGCGGGGGTCAGTACCATCTATTCTGACCAAAAGTTTCCCGATGAATCGACTATGCTCACTGGAGACCTCAATATTGTTGATGTGGAATGGATTATCCAGTACCGCATTGTGGATCCCCGGGCATGGCTGTTTAATGTAAAAGACCGAACCGATACCATACGGGATGTATCCCGGTCGGTCATCAATATGCTGGTCGGCGATCGGGCCATACTGGATGTGATCGGGTCCCAGCGGACCACCATAGAAGTGGAAGCAATTCAGATCATGAATGATACCTTTAAGCAGTATGGGCTGGGTATCGAAGTCATCGCGGTAAAACTGCAGAATATCGTTCCACCCGAAGGGGTTCAGACAGCTTTTGAAGATGTCAATAAGGCCATTCAGGATATGAACCGGCTCATCAATGAGGGGAAAGAAGTCTATAATAAGGAAATTCCCAAGGCTCAGGGTGAGGCTGATAAGATTCTACAGATTGCCCAAGGGTACGCCGCAGAACGGGTGAATGTGGCCCGGGGTGATGTGGCCCGTTTTAATGCGGTCTATGAAGAATACCGGAAAGCCCCTGATATTACCCGGCGGCGCCTCTATTACGAAATGGTCGAAAATGTCTTTAAGGATGAAAGCGGCACTACCCTGATTGACCGTCGTTTCCTGAATTTTCTACCCATGATGAACCTGGATAATTCTAAACCCAGCACCGGGAACACCCAAGGAGGACGATAA
- the dxs gene encoding 1-deoxy-D-xylulose-5-phosphate synthase, producing MQKHAYTVLETIQDPGQLKTLNHSELLELAKEIRHVIIHTVSKNGGHLASNLGIVELTIALHRVFQSPEDKIVFDVGHQCYPHKLLTGRYKHFHTIRKNKGISGFPKRSESVHDAFDTGHASTSISAALGLLAGETLLGGNNHVIAVIGDGALTGGLAYEALSHAGHLQLPLIVILNDNKMSISPNVGALSKHLSRLTMTGSYQRIRTKIDRLIKKIPIFGNQLYNLVVRLKRSIKVLFYPQNFFIEMGFEYVGPIDGHNLSMLEDVLQDVKALNKPVVVHVITQKGRGYNQAEKDPSKFHGIGPFSVEDGLVEKSSGPAFTDAFGNALVAIAQKNPSVIAITAAMEKGTGLAQFHEQFPDRFFDVGIAEAHAVTFAAGLAARGLKPVVAIYSSFIQRSVDSVIHDVAIQNLPVTFAFDRAGFVPDDGETHQGLFDIALFRSVPHLALLAPASAQELDLMLQWSIESGKPSLIRYPKAACPSEHSAFSTPLIEGRGVFVHQNYAETCIMFTGSLYPQVEEALELLAIDGYFCDSYNIRFIKPLDETYLISVMRIYKQIVVVEEGMKNGGIGEHLGIILSHHLSTIAFLHLGSCDTFHSQATRKELLAQNELDAIGLTKRIKTFLNKTIQSKLYSNSLRVVGK from the coding sequence ATGCAAAAGCACGCCTATACCGTTCTGGAGACGATTCAGGATCCAGGACAATTAAAAACTTTAAACCATTCGGAATTATTGGAATTAGCTAAAGAAATTCGGCATGTCATTATCCACACCGTAAGTAAAAATGGCGGACACCTGGCAAGCAATCTGGGAATTGTCGAACTTACCATTGCCCTTCATCGGGTGTTTCAGAGTCCAGAGGACAAGATTGTATTTGATGTAGGACATCAGTGTTATCCCCATAAGCTTCTCACAGGCCGCTATAAACATTTTCATACCATACGAAAAAACAAGGGTATTTCCGGCTTTCCGAAACGGTCAGAAAGTGTACATGATGCCTTTGATACGGGACATGCATCCACATCCATTTCGGCAGCCCTCGGTCTACTGGCCGGTGAAACCTTGCTTGGAGGGAATAATCATGTCATTGCAGTTATCGGGGATGGCGCCTTAACCGGAGGCCTTGCCTACGAAGCTCTGTCCCATGCAGGACACCTGCAATTACCGCTTATTGTAATATTGAATGATAATAAAATGTCGATTAGTCCCAATGTTGGAGCCCTGTCAAAACATTTGAGCAGGCTCACCATGACCGGGAGCTATCAACGGATACGAACAAAAATTGACCGGCTGATAAAAAAAATACCCATCTTTGGAAATCAGCTCTATAACCTCGTAGTTCGGCTTAAACGAAGTATTAAGGTGCTTTTTTATCCGCAAAATTTCTTTATTGAAATGGGTTTTGAATATGTGGGCCCCATCGATGGCCATAATCTTTCCATGCTCGAAGATGTCCTTCAGGATGTGAAAGCTCTGAACAAGCCCGTTGTCGTACATGTTATTACCCAAAAGGGAAGAGGATATAATCAGGCGGAAAAGGACCCATCAAAATTTCATGGTATTGGGCCCTTCTCTGTAGAAGATGGGCTTGTCGAAAAAAGCTCTGGTCCCGCTTTTACCGATGCATTCGGAAATGCCCTTGTTGCTATCGCTCAAAAGAATCCTTCGGTTATAGCTATTACCGCCGCCATGGAAAAGGGTACCGGCCTTGCCCAGTTCCATGAACAATTTCCTGACCGGTTCTTTGATGTAGGTATTGCAGAAGCCCATGCAGTTACCTTTGCTGCAGGTCTTGCGGCTCGGGGATTAAAGCCCGTGGTAGCAATCTATTCATCATTTATACAGCGTTCTGTCGATTCGGTTATCCACGATGTGGCAATACAGAATCTGCCCGTAACCTTTGCTTTTGACCGGGCCGGATTTGTGCCCGATGATGGGGAAACCCACCAGGGCCTCTTTGATATAGCCCTGTTCCGTTCTGTGCCTCATCTTGCCTTGCTGGCTCCTGCCTCAGCACAGGAGCTGGATCTCATGCTCCAATGGTCTATCGAATCAGGAAAACCTTCCCTGATCCGGTATCCAAAAGCCGCTTGCCCATCTGAACACAGCGCTTTTTCTACGCCTCTTATAGAGGGGCGGGGTGTCTTTGTACATCAGAATTATGCTGAAACCTGTATTATGTTTACTGGTAGCCTCTATCCACAGGTTGAAGAAGCCCTTGAGTTACTTGCAATAGATGGGTATTTCTGTGATAGCTATAATATTCGTTTTATAAAACCTTTAGATGAAACATATCTTATCTCAGTGATGCGAATTTATAAACAGATTGTGGTTGTAGAGGAAGGTATGAAAAATGGTGGAATTGGTGAACATCTGGGAATCATACTGTCCCATCATCTATCAACCATTGCTTTTCTACATCTTGGTAGTTGCGATACGTTCCATTCGCAAGCTACGAGAAAAGAATTATTGGCACAGAATGAGCTTGATGCCATAGGTCTTACAAAACGGATCAAAACATTTCTTAACAAAACTATACAGAGCAAATTGTATTCAAATAGTTTAAGGGTTGTTGGAAAATGA
- a CDS encoding YbbR-like domain-containing protein: MGSWKLDRLINKLIENWPAKVLSLAVALLLSMFHKISILEERYFSVPLKVETSGELLPSGPYPRIVKIMIKGESNSLYLLQESDIEAYVDLSKYKTPGLYRAPIQIKNKSTIAETSNLEIQIDPIEVLIPLDQSMTKIVPITPSFRGYLESGYELSSYTLEPNQVTILGPVNIVNSINDVTTDFIELTGRKENFSVVTKINNKESLIKIEGSLSVTFSASIQQSIAIRTFEKIPIIVSGLHNTLLARPQINYGTIKLQGSQLDLDSYTPDSSILSVDCSDIDKEGTYLLPIIVSAPQNFVVLRYEPTEIPVEIVKQTGGDL; encoded by the coding sequence ATGGGATCCTGGAAGTTAGATAGATTAATCAATAAATTAATTGAAAATTGGCCTGCAAAGGTATTATCGTTAGCAGTGGCACTGCTTCTTTCGATGTTTCATAAAATAAGCATACTTGAGGAACGATACTTTTCAGTTCCCCTCAAAGTTGAAACTTCTGGTGAACTTTTACCATCAGGACCATATCCAAGAATTGTTAAAATTATGATAAAAGGTGAATCAAATTCGCTATATCTCCTGCAAGAATCTGATATAGAGGCTTACGTTGATCTCTCGAAGTATAAAACTCCTGGTCTCTATCGGGCTCCTATCCAGATTAAAAATAAAAGTACTATTGCAGAAACATCTAATCTTGAAATACAAATAGATCCGATAGAGGTCTTAATTCCATTAGATCAAAGCATGACTAAAATAGTGCCGATTACACCAAGTTTTCGTGGATATCTAGAAAGCGGATATGAACTAAGTAGTTATACTCTGGAGCCAAATCAAGTAACCATTTTGGGGCCAGTTAATATCGTAAATAGTATTAACGATGTTACGACAGATTTTATTGAACTTACAGGACGAAAAGAGAATTTTAGCGTTGTAACAAAGATTAACAACAAAGAAAGTCTTATTAAAATTGAGGGTTCTCTTTCTGTAACTTTTTCCGCATCTATTCAACAATCTATAGCTATAAGGACCTTCGAAAAGATTCCGATTATTGTTTCTGGTCTTCATAATACATTGCTTGCCAGACCTCAAATTAATTATGGCACCATCAAATTACAGGGAAGTCAACTTGATTTAGATAGTTACACACCTGACTCATCGATTCTTTCAGTAGATTGTTCTGATATTGATAAAGAAGGTACCTATCTATTGCCAATAATTGTTAGTGCTCCTCAAAATTTTGTTGTATTACGATATGAACCAACAGAAATACCTGTAGAAATTGTAAAACAAACAGGTGGTGACTTGTGA
- the hflC gene encoding protease modulator HflC, producing MKRLITFLVIIAVILIAVLVAGPFYTLNEGEQAVVVRLGQIIAVQQDAGLHVKSPFLDDVIKYPKKIMSWDGEKQRIPTKENQFIWVDTIARWRISDPKKFYESIGNLESAYARLGDVIDSAVRTIIAENWLRETVRNSNIIRENKGATENFEVGSDQDAGQLSAFTRTDVTYEEVQKGRRKLAEEMLNLSRKLVPEYGIELIDVVPRQIKYSDELTQSVYNRMIKERSQIAQAFRSFGEGKKAEWEGKLENERRSLLSAAYEKAEKIKGDADAEATRIYAQAYSRDPEFFEFWRSTESYKNTLPKFNKTLSTDMDYFRYLYSPRGR from the coding sequence ATGAAACGTCTTATTACATTTTTAGTTATTATCGCCGTAATCCTCATCGCGGTTCTTGTGGCTGGTCCCTTTTACACCCTTAATGAGGGGGAACAGGCTGTCGTGGTGAGGCTCGGTCAAATAATAGCGGTACAACAGGATGCAGGGCTTCATGTTAAAAGCCCCTTCCTGGATGATGTGATTAAATATCCTAAAAAAATTATGAGCTGGGATGGTGAAAAACAGCGTATTCCCACCAAGGAAAACCAGTTTATCTGGGTGGACACGATTGCTCGCTGGAGGATTTCGGATCCTAAAAAATTTTATGAATCTATCGGAAACCTTGAGTCGGCCTATGCCCGTCTTGGAGATGTTATCGACTCAGCGGTCCGTACCATTATTGCTGAAAATTGGCTTCGGGAAACAGTTCGAAATTCGAACATCATTCGTGAAAATAAAGGAGCTACAGAAAATTTCGAGGTTGGCAGTGACCAGGATGCGGGCCAGCTTTCTGCCTTTACCAGAACCGATGTGACCTATGAGGAGGTTCAGAAAGGCCGCAGAAAACTCGCTGAGGAAATGCTGAACCTGTCCCGAAAACTGGTTCCTGAATATGGCATTGAGCTCATTGATGTGGTGCCCCGGCAAATTAAATATTCTGATGAGCTTACCCAGAGTGTGTATAACCGGATGATTAAGGAACGGAGCCAGATTGCCCAGGCGTTCCGATCCTTTGGCGAAGGTAAAAAGGCTGAATGGGAAGGGAAACTTGAAAATGAACGGCGGAGTCTCCTCTCTGCAGCTTATGAAAAGGCAGAGAAGATTAAGGGAGATGCCGATGCGGAAGCAACGAGAATTTATGCCCAGGCTTACAGCAGGGACCCTGAGTTCTTTGAATTTTGGCGGAGTACCGAATCCTACAAAAACACGTTGCCCAAATTCAATAAGACCCTTTCCACCGATATGGACTACTTTCGTTATCTCTATTCACCCCGA
- a CDS encoding DUF2225 domain-containing protein, producing the protein MNEKELKLTFYAKETLHCPVCDASFNREELLSGGGRLIAGTLTDELHRKYEPSAKYGEVYPLIYQPTVCPACWFASAETDFLHLPDESKERAMLDRDNRIADVQHIFPQVDFSSPRDLFSGTAATYLALRCYDLYTKEFSPTIKQAIQAIRCGWLFDELHSKYPGQHYDWLALLFKKKARFFYRQAILFEQSGKEPLSGIKNFGPDTDKNYAYEGALYLTALLELKYGPREPEEKRIEALGAAKRTIAKIFGLGKSSKAKPGPLLEKARNLYEAINEELHETDD; encoded by the coding sequence ATGAATGAGAAGGAATTAAAACTTACCTTTTATGCCAAGGAAACTCTACATTGTCCTGTATGTGATGCCAGTTTTAATCGGGAAGAACTTTTATCCGGTGGAGGCCGCTTAATAGCGGGAACCTTGACTGATGAATTACACCGAAAGTATGAACCATCGGCAAAATATGGCGAGGTGTATCCCCTTATTTATCAACCTACAGTATGTCCCGCATGTTGGTTTGCATCCGCTGAGACAGATTTTTTGCATTTGCCTGATGAATCAAAGGAACGGGCTATGCTAGATCGGGACAACCGAATTGCAGATGTTCAACATATATTCCCCCAGGTAGATTTTTCTAGTCCCCGGGATCTCTTCTCGGGTACTGCTGCAACCTACCTGGCGCTTCGCTGCTATGATTTATATACAAAGGAATTTTCGCCTACGATAAAACAGGCAATCCAGGCCATTCGCTGTGGCTGGCTTTTCGATGAATTGCATAGTAAATATCCTGGTCAGCATTATGACTGGCTTGCGTTGCTCTTTAAGAAAAAAGCTCGATTTTTTTATCGTCAGGCCATTCTTTTTGAACAGAGCGGCAAGGAACCCCTCTCTGGAATTAAAAATTTCGGCCCAGATACGGATAAAAATTATGCTTATGAAGGGGCCCTATATCTTACTGCTCTTCTGGAATTAAAATATGGTCCCCGGGAACCTGAGGAAAAACGAATCGAAGCCCTGGGAGCTGCAAAACGGACAATTGCCAAAATATTTGGACTTGGAAAATCTTCAAAGGCAAAACCTGGACCTCTCTTGGAAAAGGCCCGTAATTTATACGAAGCAATCAACGAAGAATTACATGAGACCGATGACTGA
- the folP gene encoding dihydropteroate synthase produces the protein MTTQISLPNGQVLNLAGPPLVMAIVNCTEDSFYAPSRAQAQQAVDRALEAVAEGADIIDFGAESTRPGAEYVDEEEELKRVVPVVQAFCRQSSVPVSVDTRKANVARAALDAGAQIINDISALYDDPNMAPLCAQAKVPVVLMHKKGIPATMQHQPYYDDVVREVNEFLIKAAKNAEQAGIEHDSIILDPGIGFGKRLEDNLDLLAHLADIGNRDYPILIGLSRKSFLGAITGRGPEERLAGTLAAHAAVFYQGAKIFRVHDVKETVDLIKVLNAIEQRKG, from the coding sequence ATGACAACACAGATATCCCTTCCCAATGGTCAAGTATTAAATCTTGCTGGTCCACCGCTGGTGATGGCCATTGTTAATTGTACAGAAGATTCTTTTTATGCACCAAGCCGTGCCCAGGCTCAGCAAGCGGTGGATCGAGCTCTGGAGGCTGTAGCCGAAGGTGCTGATATAATTGATTTTGGTGCAGAATCCACAAGACCCGGTGCTGAATATGTCGATGAAGAGGAGGAACTAAAACGCGTAGTACCAGTAGTTCAAGCCTTTTGCCGACAATCTTCCGTACCAGTCTCAGTAGATACCCGGAAGGCCAATGTCGCCCGGGCCGCTCTTGATGCGGGTGCTCAGATAATAAATGATATTTCTGCTCTGTATGATGACCCTAACATGGCCCCACTCTGTGCACAAGCTAAAGTTCCCGTGGTTCTTATGCATAAAAAGGGCATCCCTGCTACCATGCAGCATCAACCCTATTATGATGACGTGGTTAGGGAAGTTAATGAATTTCTTATAAAAGCTGCAAAGAATGCAGAACAGGCTGGAATTGAACATGATTCCATTATTCTCGATCCTGGTATAGGGTTCGGTAAGCGACTTGAAGACAATTTAGATTTGCTAGCCCATCTTGCGGATATTGGAAATAGGGATTATCCTATATTGATTGGTCTATCAAGAAAATCCTTTTTGGGCGCCATAACAGGAAGAGGTCCAGAAGAACGATTAGCAGGTACCCTTGCAGCCCATGCAGCAGTATTCTACCAAGGTGCAAAAATTTTCAGGGTTCATGATGTTAAAGAGACAGTTGATCTTATCAAAGTATTGAATGCTATTGAACAGCGAAAAGGATAA
- the miaA gene encoding tRNA (adenosine(37)-N6)-dimethylallyltransferase MiaA produces the protein MNPVRIKDAPAIPVVLLFGPTASGKTALLEELFADHNAPIPAEIVSADSMQVYRGMDIGTAKPSHELRTRLPHHLIDICDIKEQFTVGDFVRHADEACRDIFSRGKLPVVSGGTGFYLKNFVLGLPAAPPSDLDIRNTLKEELAEYGVEPLIRELRAADPVSAERIHPNDTYRLLRALEVYRLTGRPLSSFPTSGTSGQEGAPERPAYRFLLIGLERDRTSLYDRINRRTHQMFLEGLPEEVSGLVARGYKREDPGMRAIGYQEFFLEDGSLSHDLTLVEELVARNSRRYAKRQITFFASLPEVTWIAAEKEGNLPAQIKKLISSWFSQTP, from the coding sequence ATGAATCCGGTCCGGATTAAGGATGCACCGGCAATTCCGGTGGTCCTGCTCTTCGGTCCTACTGCCTCCGGAAAAACTGCCCTTCTGGAAGAACTTTTTGCAGACCATAATGCACCTATCCCTGCAGAAATAGTCTCTGCCGATTCCATGCAGGTCTATCGGGGCATGGATATCGGTACTGCAAAACCATCCCACGAACTTCGTACCCGTCTGCCCCATCATCTCATCGATATATGTGATATTAAAGAGCAATTTACGGTTGGAGACTTTGTCCGACATGCGGATGAGGCCTGCAGGGATATTTTCAGTCGAGGAAAACTGCCGGTAGTATCGGGTGGTACGGGTTTTTATCTCAAGAACTTTGTGCTTGGTCTGCCTGCAGCTCCGCCATCGGATCTGGATATACGAAACACCCTTAAGGAAGAACTTGCCGAATACGGTGTTGAGCCTCTTATTAGGGAACTTCGTGCAGCAGATCCGGTAAGTGCAGAACGGATTCACCCTAACGATACCTACCGGCTTCTCCGGGCCCTGGAAGTATATCGTCTGACCGGACGGCCTTTAAGCAGTTTTCCCACTTCCGGAACCTCCGGGCAGGAAGGTGCTCCGGAGCGACCAGCCTACCGGTTTTTACTCATTGGTTTAGAACGGGATCGGACTTCCCTCTATGACCGCATCAATCGGCGGACCCATCAGATGTTTCTCGAAGGACTTCCTGAGGAAGTATCTGGCCTCGTTGCCCGGGGCTACAAACGAGAAGACCCGGGAATGAGGGCAATCGGTTACCAGGAGTTTTTTCTTGAAGATGGCAGTCTCTCCCACGACCTGACCCTTGTGGAGGAATTGGTTGCCCGTAATAGCCGCCGATATGCAAAGCGGCAAATCACCTTTTTTGCTTCTCTTCCGGAGGTCACCTGGATAGCCGCTGAAAAGGAAGGTAACCTGCCAGCGCAGATTAAAAAGCTCATATCCAGCTGGTTCAGCCAAACCCCTTGA
- a CDS encoding holo-ACP synthase, protein MIKGIGVDVVHVHRLEHWIKVPGLLERYFHPYELETARSRGHGMAVSLAARFAAKEAFGKALGTGLKDIVLKDIMVVNRHNGQPEIEVFGTALTALQKSGANKIHLSLTHEHDNAIAMIVLEQVDDDVNRQKP, encoded by the coding sequence GTGATTAAAGGAATTGGTGTTGATGTAGTTCATGTGCATCGACTTGAACATTGGATAAAGGTTCCTGGACTTTTAGAACGTTATTTTCATCCCTATGAACTTGAAACCGCTCGGTCCCGAGGTCATGGAATGGCGGTTTCCCTTGCCGCCCGTTTTGCTGCAAAAGAGGCCTTTGGCAAGGCTTTGGGAACGGGTTTAAAAGATATTGTTTTAAAAGATATTATGGTTGTTAATCGTCATAATGGCCAACCGGAAATAGAAGTTTTTGGTACAGCCCTGACGGCTTTACAAAAATCTGGGGCAAATAAAATTCATCTTTCATTAACCCATGAACATGATAATGCCATTGCTATGATTGTTCTAGAGCAGGTTGATGATGATGTAAATAGGCAGAAGCCATGA